One genomic window of Ignavibacteriota bacterium includes the following:
- a CDS encoding T9SS type A sorting domain-containing protein → MTFLINSGIYNGQIVLNSPLPRRNPIEFRGNSMFASDVVISFAPTAQNNFVILLNGMDRISFNNLTINNNSSNTSNGGILVNAMSVWGLDFNKVNFNGVANSPRFNNNYSIINMMNTSDVKVSECTFNNGSAGIYSLVTNKIYPNIEISKNDFFNFSWVGIYSQILESALPSGDVKFADNRFISNAGLVPNFGIQSWNSTSILRNEFSGITGSGNTGDAVIYVSHNTQNPNEAAEIVGNRVNGTNLNGIFVNGANTFINQNYVNIGQSGNLNIAAMRIINASGAAGNNQITGRNSTALDIAGSPNFDFVYNSVVNESNTLPTAKLNNANRVWRNIFANNGTGVVYHVNGISSSNENIFHTNGNILINDNGSQYANLNPWQAKGFDRESDVALIEFESLENLNIKYYSTSLLAGYQLFTGDEGYLGQLELFDFGNVVRRSYFVGSHELLLAITIERQTDGFVDCVGSTDNYLTVSSAIDYNAPMTYQWELDGSPIHGETEPILYFTNLRHNQAGIYKCLVMGPGATTPVYSREVAVYVTRPTDITTQPQDVFAFTGETVVLSFEAHANGKSIENAIANDEVKVNWYKYVSEANDILLTDNHKIAGSKSNYLTIRNFGTVDQGEYYAVIQGLCGTVETDKAELLEAVIDLNITQTPSSTVICEGNNASFIIAANTSSNYEITYEWMKDGTPLQNIAGKVDGANTNALNIMNCEAADAGNYSVLVTLVGGGLSETRFADLTVNKGPAILLQPQDAVVEAGRQLMLDVVAEGNDDQEVLNYKWFHNGTLVQDSDDMYYIVDVTTPDNAGEYYVVVSNNCGDVTSETVTVTITTGTSSVVEVFQSGYSLTTATPNPVQSVATISFTVPTESFVKITMTDASGAGSIILAEGNYQTGTHNINFNAQDYNLASGTYFYYLESNGVRLAQKLVVIK, encoded by the coding sequence GTGACTTTCTTAATCAACTCCGGAATTTATAACGGACAGATTGTTTTAAATAGTCCACTTCCTCGCAGAAATCCTATTGAATTTAGAGGCAACTCAATGTTTGCTTCAGATGTCGTCATATCATTTGCTCCAACAGCCCAAAATAATTTTGTTATTTTATTAAATGGTATGGACAGAATTTCATTCAACAACTTGACAATTAATAACAATAGTAGCAATACAAGTAATGGAGGTATTCTTGTTAACGCTATGAGCGTTTGGGGCTTGGATTTCAATAAAGTTAATTTTAATGGCGTTGCTAATTCACCAAGATTTAACAACAACTATTCAATTATTAACATGATGAACACCAGCGATGTTAAAGTTTCTGAATGTACATTCAATAATGGCTCAGCGGGTATTTATTCATTAGTCACAAACAAAATATACCCAAATATAGAAATCAGCAAAAATGACTTCTTTAATTTCTCTTGGGTAGGTATTTACAGCCAGATTCTCGAATCTGCTTTGCCAAGTGGGGATGTTAAGTTTGCCGATAATCGTTTCATCAGTAATGCAGGTTTAGTTCCAAACTTTGGTATTCAATCATGGAACTCAACATCAATTTTGAGAAATGAGTTCTCGGGTATTACCGGCTCAGGAAATACCGGCGATGCAGTAATTTATGTAAGCCATAATACTCAAAATCCAAATGAAGCAGCTGAAATCGTTGGCAATAGAGTCAATGGTACTAATTTGAACGGTATTTTTGTAAACGGTGCAAACACATTTATTAATCAAAACTATGTCAACATAGGTCAAAGTGGCAATCTTAACATTGCAGCTATGAGAATAATTAATGCAAGTGGCGCTGCTGGTAATAACCAGATTACAGGCAGAAACTCAACCGCTTTGGATATCGCGGGTTCTCCAAATTTTGATTTTGTTTATAATTCAGTTGTTAACGAATCAAATACTTTACCGACTGCAAAATTGAATAATGCCAACAGAGTTTGGAGAAATATTTTTGCTAATAATGGTACAGGAGTTGTTTATCACGTTAATGGTATTTCGAGCTCAAATGAAAACATATTCCATACCAACGGAAATATTTTAATCAATGACAACGGTTCACAGTATGCTAACTTAAATCCTTGGCAAGCTAAGGGATTTGACAGAGAATCTGACGTTGCTCTTATTGAGTTTGAATCACTTGAAAACTTGAATATTAAATATTACTCAACTTCCCTTCTTGCCGGTTATCAGCTTTTCACGGGTGATGAAGGTTATTTAGGTCAATTGGAATTATTTGATTTTGGCAATGTTGTAAGACGTTCATATTTTGTTGGCTCTCATGAACTATTGTTAGCTATTACTATTGAACGCCAGACAGATGGTTTCGTAGATTGTGTCGGTTCAACAGATAATTATCTTACCGTATCATCTGCGATTGATTACAATGCTCCTATGACTTATCAATGGGAACTTGACGGTTCTCCAATTCACGGAGAAACTGAGCCTATCCTTTATTTTACAAATCTTCGACACAATCAAGCAGGTATTTACAAATGTTTAGTTATGGGTCCGGGAGCAACTACACCGGTTTATTCACGTGAAGTAGCTGTTTATGTAACACGTCCAACTGACATTACTACCCAGCCGCAGGATGTATTTGCATTCACAGGTGAAACAGTAGTTCTTTCTTTCGAAGCTCATGCAAACGGCAAGTCAATTGAAAATGCAATTGCTAATGATGAAGTTAAAGTCAATTGGTACAAATATGTCAGCGAAGCAAATGATATACTCTTAACAGATAATCATAAGATTGCAGGTTCAAAATCAAATTATCTTACAATCCGCAATTTCGGTACAGTTGACCAGGGTGAATATTATGCTGTAATTCAGGGACTTTGTGGCACTGTTGAAACTGACAAAGCAGAGCTTTTAGAAGCTGTTATTGATCTCAATATTACTCAGACGCCTTCAAGCACTGTAATTTGCGAAGGAAATAATGCTTCATTCATAATCGCTGCTAATACCTCTTCTAATTATGAAATTACTTATGAATGGATGAAGGATGGCACTCCGCTTCAGAATATTGCAGGTAAAGTAGATGGTGCAAATACCAATGCTCTGAATATAATGAATTGTGAAGCTGCCGATGCCGGCAATTATTCAGTGCTTGTTACACTTGTTGGTGGTGGTTTATCTGAAACAAGATTTGCAGATTTAACTGTTAATAAAGGTCCGGCTATACTTCTTCAGCCTCAAGACGCAGTTGTTGAAGCAGGTCGTCAGTTAATGCTTGATGTAGTTGCAGAAGGCAATGATGATCAGGAAGTTCTTAACTACAAGTGGTTCCACAACGGCACACTTGTTCAGGATTCGGACGATATGTATTATATAGTTGATGTGACAACTCCTGATAATGCCGGCGAGTACTATGTTGTAGTTAGCAACAATTGTGGTGATGTTACAAGCGAAACTGTTACTGTTACAATTACAACAGGAACTTCAAGCGTTGTAGAAGTATTCCAGAGCGGATACTCTCTGACTACTGCTACTCCTAATCCTGTTCAGTCAGTTGCAACTATCAGCTTTACTGTTCCAACAGAATCATTTGTTAAAATCACAATGACTGATGCAAGTGGTGCAGGTAGTATTATACTGGCTGAAGGTAACTACCAGACTGGTACTCACAACATTAATTTCAATGCTCAGGATTATAATCTTGCCAGCGGCACATACTTCTATTATTTAGAATCTAATGGTGTTCGCCTCGCTCAGAAATTAGTTGTAATCAAATAA
- a CDS encoding homogentisate 1,2-dioxygenase — translation MPFYHKLGQLPKKKHTTMYKPDGTLYKEELVSSKGFSGVYSNKYHIHMPTRTLRMQELPQIDYREWEEAPLMHFHFFTDKLEKAGDFFTSRIAYLHNKHCVVHAARPNQNPDYFYKNSFAHEFIFVHHGSGVLLSDYGKLPFTAGDQIVIPQGTIYQMQFDSLDNNKIVVVESDTAYEIPKHYKNEYGQLEEHAPFEERDFKIPEFMDAIDESGEFRILIKAGKRLFEYIAPEHPFDVVGWDGFLYPFGFNIKDYNPKVGRIHLPPPVHLLYTTQHFVLCNFNPRPFDWHENAIPAPYYHSNIDSAEMLYYIEGDFMSRKGVSEGSITLHPMGIPHGPQPGKTEASVGAKFTEEYALMLDTFEPLNPTMNVKASNDEHYYKSWL, via the coding sequence ATGCCATTTTATCATAAACTTGGACAATTGCCGAAGAAGAAACATACAACCATGTATAAGCCGGATGGAACTCTTTACAAGGAAGAGCTGGTCAGCTCTAAAGGGTTTTCGGGAGTATATTCTAATAAGTATCATATTCACATGCCTACACGCACTCTGAGAATGCAGGAACTTCCTCAGATTGACTATAGGGAATGGGAAGAAGCACCACTGATGCACTTTCACTTTTTTACTGATAAACTCGAAAAAGCCGGTGATTTTTTTACTTCAAGAATTGCCTATCTCCATAATAAACATTGCGTTGTTCATGCTGCAAGACCAAATCAAAACCCTGATTATTTTTATAAAAATTCCTTTGCTCACGAGTTTATTTTCGTTCATCATGGCAGTGGTGTCCTTTTATCAGATTATGGTAAATTACCATTTACTGCCGGCGATCAAATAGTAATCCCACAGGGAACAATATATCAAATGCAATTCGATTCACTGGATAATAATAAAATTGTAGTTGTCGAATCCGATACGGCTTATGAAATTCCAAAGCATTACAAAAATGAGTATGGACAGCTCGAAGAGCACGCACCATTTGAAGAGCGTGATTTTAAGATACCCGAATTTATGGATGCAATAGACGAAAGCGGTGAGTTTAGGATTTTGATAAAAGCCGGGAAAAGACTTTTTGAATATATTGCTCCTGAACATCCTTTTGATGTTGTTGGTTGGGATGGATTCTTATATCCTTTTGGTTTCAATATCAAGGATTATAATCCAAAAGTGGGCAGGATTCATCTTCCTCCGCCTGTACATTTGCTTTATACCACACAGCATTTTGTTCTTTGTAACTTCAATCCGCGTCCATTTGACTGGCACGAAAATGCAATTCCCGCACCTTATTACCACTCAAATATTGACAGCGCCGAAATGCTGTATTATATTGAAGGAGATTTTATGAGCAGAAAAGGTGTCAGTGAGGGTTCAATTACTTTGCATCCGATGGGAATACCACATGGTCCGCAGCCCGGTAAAACAGAAGCAAGCGTTGGTGCTAAATTTACTGAGGAGTATGCTTTAATGCTTGACACATTCGAACCGCTTAATCCTACGATGAATGTCAAGGCTTCCAATGATGAACATTATTATAAAAGCTGGCTGTAA
- a CDS encoding L,D-transpeptidase, whose protein sequence is MRAISNKYLILAALLFFILSSCDNSNELKKPDTGQDSSSAEYFSDPTDEKLAILLKVDTFPKINYNYLVIRDKQHLDSIRNAFPELKENPGLNKMFCLLNRKERRYLKIGDTVLVADSIINDIVAYSVFPLIYPEAKDIEKLVIVSNAYQAYACYEFGKQVRFAATNTGKEKTQTYPGRYAMVWKQELRLSSLDSTWKMPYTWNIHRFAGSAFHKFEMPGYPASHSCLRQFMDDAKWLYDWGQGAKYDSNRVAIHLSGTPVLIIDHFDFRRPRTGPWVALRSNKDTILKLPENPMEFEEALIPISQIPKSTRGILPNRQKYLTAEDTLRARGIIREGVRITESVDFNEERRKKAARKAQAIEQKKSEEAINQTSNPLDDEQIKKNLEELEGEPR, encoded by the coding sequence ATGCGAGCAATATCAAATAAGTATTTAATTTTAGCTGCGTTGCTATTTTTTATTTTATCATCATGTGATAATAGTAATGAATTGAAGAAGCCTGACACAGGACAGGACTCATCAAGTGCCGAATATTTTTCAGACCCGACTGATGAAAAATTAGCTATACTTCTCAAAGTGGATACTTTCCCAAAGATTAATTATAACTATTTAGTTATCAGAGATAAACAGCATCTGGACTCCATTCGTAATGCATTCCCGGAATTGAAGGAAAATCCGGGACTAAACAAGATGTTCTGCTTACTCAACAGAAAAGAAAGAAGATACTTGAAAATTGGTGATACTGTTCTTGTGGCTGACTCTATCATAAATGATATAGTGGCTTATTCAGTTTTTCCATTGATATATCCGGAGGCTAAAGATATAGAAAAATTAGTCATCGTATCCAACGCTTATCAGGCTTATGCTTGTTATGAATTTGGTAAACAGGTACGTTTTGCTGCAACGAATACAGGTAAAGAAAAAACACAGACTTATCCAGGCAGATATGCAATGGTATGGAAGCAGGAGCTAAGACTATCATCACTTGACAGTACATGGAAAATGCCTTATACTTGGAATATACACAGATTTGCCGGCAGTGCATTTCATAAATTTGAAATGCCAGGATATCCTGCTTCACACTCGTGCTTAAGGCAGTTTATGGATGATGCAAAATGGCTTTATGACTGGGGTCAGGGCGCCAAGTATGATTCTAATCGTGTGGCGATACATCTTTCGGGTACTCCTGTATTAATCATTGATCATTTTGATTTCCGCAGACCCCGAACCGGACCTTGGGTGGCATTACGTTCGAATAAAGACACAATTCTCAAATTGCCTGAAAATCCAATGGAATTTGAAGAAGCACTGATTCCTATAAGTCAAATACCTAAATCAACACGTGGGATTTTACCAAACAGACAAAAATACCTTACTGCCGAAGACACGCTCAGAGCTAGAGGAATTATCAGAGAAGGGGTTAGAATAACCGAATCGGTGGACTTTAACGAAGAGAGAAGGAAGAAAGCCGCTCGAAAAGCACAAGCAATTGAGCAAAAGAAGTCTGAAGAAGCAATAAACCAGACATCAAACCCATTGGATGACGAACAAATCAAAAAGAATCTCGAGGAACTTGAAGGTGAACCTAGGTAG
- a CDS encoding MFS transporter produces the protein MTAEAKKKGGLKQFPLTYWVVIIFEFFERGAYYGVMSILSVYLTDMLGFTKTEVGAIKGTIQPLLYILPILSGAIADRMGYRKTLLVAFSLLGLGYVLTSQVTDYLPVFMFLIIMAFGAGTFKPIISGTIAKVTNESNSTLGFGIFYWSINLGAFIFPLLIVPYLKSLDWSYVLLLAGVVTGLMVIPTLFFYKEPDRQKQDNTSFGEVLLDIFNKIKMVFLDWRFILFIFIYSWFWILYFQMFDSVLWYVREFVDASELNAFVNSITGLNWSFDIEHVTVINAGTIILLQILVSTLVRNTKALPTLIIGISIGTIGMAILAISPSIWVFLIGIFLFSIGEMTAHPKFIAYLGTIAPPDKKATYMGFGFMYGFFGSLIGGFLGAWLYVKFIDNPMIAFIRNAISERNLNAVLPDGVVIAEALKIADSVGITKSEVVQYAYTSELWLVFSGIGVMCIIGLLLYQKFIGARDASNIK, from the coding sequence ATGACGGCAGAAGCTAAGAAAAAAGGGGGTCTTAAACAATTCCCGCTGACGTATTGGGTAGTTATCATATTTGAATTTTTCGAACGCGGAGCTTATTACGGAGTAATGAGCATTTTGTCCGTATATCTTACTGATATGCTTGGATTTACCAAAACAGAGGTAGGTGCGATAAAAGGTACTATTCAACCTCTTCTATATATTCTTCCAATCCTTTCGGGAGCTATTGCCGATAGAATGGGGTACCGTAAGACTTTACTTGTGGCATTTTCACTCTTAGGCTTGGGTTATGTTCTAACTTCTCAGGTAACTGATTACCTGCCTGTGTTTATGTTCTTAATCATCATGGCGTTTGGTGCAGGCACATTTAAGCCGATTATTTCAGGAACAATTGCAAAAGTAACAAATGAAAGTAACAGCACGCTTGGTTTTGGAATATTCTACTGGTCTATCAATCTCGGTGCTTTTATTTTTCCGCTTCTGATAGTGCCATATTTGAAATCTCTTGATTGGTCATATGTTCTGCTTCTTGCCGGTGTTGTAACAGGACTTATGGTAATTCCAACACTATTTTTCTATAAAGAACCCGACAGGCAAAAGCAAGACAATACCTCATTTGGTGAAGTACTTCTTGATATTTTTAATAAAATTAAAATGGTATTCCTTGATTGGAGATTTATACTTTTCATATTCATTTATTCATGGTTCTGGATATTATATTTCCAGATGTTTGATTCAGTATTATGGTACGTAAGAGAGTTTGTTGATGCCTCGGAGTTAAATGCATTTGTCAATAGTATAACCGGACTGAACTGGAGTTTTGACATTGAACACGTTACAGTAATCAACGCAGGCACAATAATACTCTTGCAAATACTTGTATCAACACTTGTAAGAAATACAAAAGCACTTCCTACTCTTATAATCGGTATTTCAATCGGTACCATAGGGATGGCAATACTTGCTATTAGCCCAAGTATATGGGTGTTTTTAATTGGAATATTCCTCTTTTCAATTGGCGAAATGACTGCTCATCCGAAATTTATAGCGTATCTTGGTACAATAGCTCCACCGGATAAGAAAGCAACATATATGGGATTTGGCTTCATGTATGGATTTTTCGGCTCTCTAATTGGAGGGTTCCTTGGTGCATGGTTATATGTCAAGTTCATCGATAATCCGATGATAGCCTTTATTCGCAATGCAATTTCTGAGCGTAATTTGAATGCAGTTCTGCCGGACGGTGTAGTTATAGCTGAAGCACTTAAAATTGCCGATTCTGTTGGGATTACAAAATCCGAAGTTGTTCAATATGCTTATACTTCAGAATTATGGCTTGTTTTCAGTGGAATCGGAGTTATGTGTATCATTGGACTTTTACTATATCAAAAATTTATCGGTGCAAGAGATGCGAGCAATATCAAATAA
- a CDS encoding LD-carboxypeptidase codes for MKDSRRQFLSLAGLTALGVGMSGKAAISKDFVETGKLPESGLISNESDKILPSSLKSGSTIAITAPASPTSMYEIRHGIKFYKSMGCKIVVGETISKQRNENRYLSAKDHDRAEEFMSFINDDAIDAIVCARGGYGSMRILPYLDFEQIKKNPKIVIGFSDITALLNAIYKKTGLVTFHGPVASMEVDTQSSQSLKTVLFNNIVYPGNYIKKDNAIVINPGIASGELVGGNLTVYTSLMGTEYDIDTSGKILFLEDVSENGYQVDRMITQLLLAGKIQSASAVVFGVFKNLNVRRPFFPNRGYSILEVIEQLVKPTMIPTIVGFPFGHISGKVTLPIGINAEINTEKKTLKFSENTVS; via the coding sequence ATGAAGGATTCTAGAAGGCAGTTTTTATCATTGGCAGGGCTTACGGCACTGGGTGTCGGTATGTCCGGCAAAGCTGCAATATCAAAGGATTTTGTCGAAACAGGCAAACTTCCCGAATCCGGTTTGATAAGCAATGAATCAGACAAAATTTTACCTTCATCTCTCAAATCCGGCTCTACAATAGCAATTACTGCTCCTGCCAGCCCTACAAGTATGTATGAAATAAGACATGGAATAAAATTTTATAAAAGTATGGGGTGCAAAATAGTTGTTGGTGAAACAATAAGCAAGCAACGCAACGAAAATCGCTATTTATCAGCAAAAGACCACGACCGTGCCGAAGAATTTATGTCATTTATTAATGATGATGCAATTGATGCAATAGTTTGCGCCAGAGGTGGATATGGCTCAATGAGAATTTTGCCGTATTTGGATTTTGAACAGATTAAAAAGAATCCTAAAATTGTTATCGGATTCAGTGATATTACAGCTCTTCTCAACGCTATTTATAAGAAAACAGGACTTGTAACTTTTCATGGTCCGGTTGCCTCAATGGAAGTGGACACTCAGTCAAGCCAAAGTCTGAAAACAGTTCTGTTTAATAATATTGTATATCCGGGTAATTATATCAAGAAGGATAATGCAATAGTAATCAATCCGGGCATTGCTTCGGGTGAGCTTGTAGGCGGAAATCTTACTGTTTATACTTCGTTGATGGGTACTGAGTATGATATTGATACTTCAGGTAAAATTCTTTTTTTGGAAGATGTATCTGAGAATGGATATCAGGTTGACAGAATGATTACCCAACTATTATTGGCAGGAAAAATTCAATCTGCAAGCGCTGTAGTTTTTGGGGTTTTCAAAAATCTGAATGTTCGAAGACCATTTTTTCCAAACAGAGGTTATTCAATATTGGAAGTTATTGAGCAACTTGTCAAGCCTACAATGATTCCGACTATAGTAGGGTTCCCGTTTGGTCATATATCCGGCAAGGTTACTCTGCCAATTGGAATTAATGCAGAAATCAACACCGAAAAGAAAACACTGAAATTTTCCGAAAACACAGTTTCATAA
- a CDS encoding hybrid sensor histidine kinase/response regulator: MKKSCQKPNMTLDYKPLIFIVDDIPKNIQILTNILTSENYRVAFSIKGQDAFKLAKIINPDLIILDVMMPEYDGFDICKQLKNDKETANIPIIFVTGKSHPIEINRAFDCGAVDYIIKPFNARELLGRVNTHINLNLSKKELSRRNEELVEVRYDLEEALKLKNKFFSIIAHDLRGPFSGFAGLTDLLVNDFEKLEKNEIIEIAEHLNKSSHNLYTLLENLLTWASTQTASLQIKPEIINIFKKVNKVIDVFSTIANNKSIILENQIPEYLDAYTDDKCLDTVLRNLTSNSIKFTQPGGKVTFSSFETDGEILIEVTDTGIGITPEKLKKLFKTGEKVSSPGTNNESGSGLGLMICKELIEVQKGKFEITSDEDRGTKFKFTVKSSNNNS; the protein is encoded by the coding sequence ATGAAAAAATCGTGCCAAAAACCTAATATGACATTAGACTACAAACCATTGATTTTTATTGTTGACGATATACCAAAAAATATCCAAATTCTTACAAATATCTTAACATCTGAAAATTACAGGGTAGCTTTTAGCATTAAAGGTCAGGATGCATTCAAGCTTGCAAAAATTATTAATCCGGATTTAATAATTCTGGATGTAATGATGCCCGAGTATGATGGATTTGATATTTGTAAACAGCTTAAAAACGACAAAGAAACAGCTAATATCCCAATAATTTTTGTTACAGGGAAATCCCATCCGATTGAAATCAACCGTGCTTTTGATTGCGGAGCTGTTGATTATATCATCAAACCGTTTAATGCAAGAGAATTACTTGGCAGAGTCAACACTCATATTAATCTGAACTTATCCAAAAAAGAATTATCACGACGAAATGAGGAATTAGTCGAAGTTAGATATGATTTAGAGGAAGCACTTAAATTAAAAAATAAATTTTTCTCAATTATTGCACATGATTTAAGAGGTCCGTTTAGTGGATTTGCAGGTTTGACTGATTTGCTTGTAAATGATTTTGAAAAACTTGAAAAAAATGAAATAATTGAAATTGCAGAGCATCTAAATAAATCATCTCATAATTTATATACATTATTAGAAAATCTTCTGACATGGGCAAGTACTCAAACTGCTTCTTTACAAATTAAACCCGAAATAATAAATATTTTCAAAAAAGTCAATAAAGTAATTGATGTGTTTTCAACGATTGCAAATAATAAAAGCATTATTTTAGAAAATCAAATCCCGGAATATTTGGATGCATACACAGACGATAAATGCCTTGATACTGTACTTCGTAATTTGACGAGCAATTCAATAAAATTTACACAACCGGGTGGCAAAGTGACATTTTCATCTTTTGAAACCGATGGCGAAATATTAATAGAAGTGACTGATACCGGTATCGGAATTACCCCTGAGAAATTAAAAAAACTTTTCAAAACAGGTGAGAAAGTTTCATCGCCTGGTACGAATAATGAGTCTGGAAGCGGACTTGGACTTATGATTTGCAAAGAACTGATCGAAGTTCAAAAAGGTAAATTTGAAATTACGTCAGATGAAGATAGGGGTACTAAATTTAAATTCACTGTGAAGAGTAGCAATAACAATTCATAA
- a CDS encoding M15 family metallopeptidase: MFLNKYYFKIKYNYFKNRHNNKFISSLTQIFMQSKVINFSFLLLLVVSIVSCNEKAKEIVDSRNPYNLDLITSFEDYKKNIETNPDNELVMLDTIIPDARFDIRYATINNFTGEIIYPAEKAYVRKSVAAALVKVQTELDSLGYTLIIYDAYRPYSASLKFYEVYPDTNFVAAPWLGSRHNRGCAVDVSIADKFTGLEIEMPTLFDDFSEKANPEYKDLPETAVNNRSMLIEIMSKYGFKVYPTEWWHFDFSGWENFDLMDIHFEEL, encoded by the coding sequence ATGTTTTTAAATAAATATTATTTTAAAATTAAATACAATTATTTCAAAAATCGTCATAATAATAAATTTATTTCATCATTAACTCAAATTTTTATGCAATCAAAAGTTATAAATTTTTCTTTTTTGCTGTTATTAGTTGTTTCTATTGTTAGTTGCAATGAGAAAGCAAAAGAAATAGTTGATAGTAGAAATCCTTATAATTTAGATTTAATTACAAGTTTTGAGGATTACAAAAAAAATATAGAAACCAACCCGGATAATGAGTTGGTTATGCTCGATACAATTATTCCTGATGCCAGATTTGATATTCGATATGCAACAATAAATAATTTTACCGGAGAAATTATATATCCGGCAGAGAAGGCTTATGTAAGGAAATCCGTTGCAGCTGCACTCGTTAAAGTACAGACCGAATTGGACTCTTTGGGATATACATTGATCATTTATGACGCTTACAGACCTTATTCTGCATCATTGAAATTTTACGAAGTTTATCCCGATACAAATTTTGTCGCAGCGCCGTGGCTGGGTTCGAGGCATAATCGTGGGTGTGCTGTAGATGTTTCAATTGCAGATAAATTTACAGGACTCGAAATTGAAATGCCGACACTATTTGATGATTTTTCAGAAAAAGCAAATCCAGAATATAAGGATTTACCTGAAACGGCAGTAAATAATCGCAGCATGTTGATTGAAATAATGTCAAAATATGGGTTTAAAGTTTATCCAACAGAATGGTGGCACTTTGACTTTTCCGGCTGGGAAAACTTTGATTTGATGGATATACATTTCGAGGAACTTTAA
- a CDS encoding RNA methyltransferase, whose translation MKLSELDYTSIISETRLNKLTKVLEKRQPDLTVVLENIADPHNLSACLRSCDAVGILGVCFVYDGSQPFPKLGEKSSASARKWIDYQKFNSIDDCYEYLRSKKFKIFTTHLEQNSVSLYSLNLTEPVALVFGNEHSGVSERAVELADGNFLIPQTGMIQSLNISVACAVSVYEAYRQREVAGFYENKRFSETDFTEKLKDWAKR comes from the coding sequence ATGAAACTATCAGAACTTGACTATACATCTATTATTAGTGAAACAAGATTAAACAAATTAACAAAAGTATTAGAAAAAAGGCAGCCCGACCTGACAGTAGTGCTTGAAAATATCGCCGATCCCCATAATCTTTCAGCTTGTCTAAGGTCTTGCGATGCGGTTGGTATTCTGGGAGTATGTTTTGTCTATGATGGAAGCCAACCTTTTCCAAAATTAGGTGAAAAAAGCTCTGCAAGTGCAAGAAAATGGATTGATTATCAAAAATTTAACAGCATTGATGATTGCTATGAATATTTGCGTAGCAAAAAATTTAAAATATTTACAACACATCTGGAGCAAAATTCAGTATCGCTCTATAGCCTGAATCTGACTGAGCCGGTTGCTCTTGTATTTGGTAACGAACATTCAGGTGTTTCGGAAAGAGCAGTTGAGCTTGCTGATGGTAATTTTCTTATTCCTCAAACAGGTATGATTCAAAGTCTGAATATTTCAGTTGCTTGTGCAGTTAGTGTGTATGAAGCTTACCGCCAACGTGAAGTAGCAGGATTTTACGAGAATAAACGCTTTTCCGAAACAGATTTTACTGAAAAATTGAAAGATTGGGCAAAAAGATAA